Proteins encoded within one genomic window of Passer domesticus isolate bPasDom1 unplaced genomic scaffold, bPasDom1.hap1 HAP1_SCAFFOLD_55, whole genome shotgun sequence:
- the LOC135292893 gene encoding zinc finger protein 541-like, translated as MLLSGGPPTAQGHPLADYHYAGSDRWTPEEKEAFQKAFHTYGKDFHLIQKQIPSKTVAQCVEYYYCWKKEQKLASSTLAQGV; from the exons atgttgctctcagGGGGtcctccaacagctcaaggccatcccttggctgattatcattacGCAG gctctgatagatggacacctgaggagaaggaggccttccaaaaggctttccacacctacggcaaggatttccatctcatccagaagcag atcccaagtaagaccgtggcacagtgtgtggagtattactactgctggaaaaaagagcagaaacttgccagcagcactcttgctcag ggagtttga